ACCGATCTGAAATTCATCAACGGCTTCAAGAAGATGATACAGTATTACTATAGGAAAGGGGATCAGCTGGTGAAGAAGACCGTAACCTTCTACTTAGCGGAGAGTAAGACAAAAGATGTTAAGATATCCTTTGAGCACCAAGGGTATGTGTGGCTCCCCATAGATGAAGCCTTGGCGAAGGTAACCTATCAAAACGCGAGAAACGTCTTAAAAGAGGCTCATCAATTCCTAACGGAAACAAATCAGTGAAATCAGCGCGCTACCCAACTCCACTCCCTTAATCTCCTAGCTTCGGCGACGCGGTCTGATGAGTCGATTATGGATCTACCCACTATCAGATAATCGGCACCAGCGTTGAGCGCCTCTAACGCTGAGCCACCCTGCACACCTACACCCGGTGAAAATATGGGTAACGTGTTCTTTATTAAAGCGGCTACTTCTTTTATTATGCTCGGTCTGGTGGCGCCTACGATGATCCCGTCAGCACCCCATTTCAAAGCCCTTTCAGCGAAGAGCCTATAGAGCGGCTTCACCAAGCCTGATCTCAACGTGATCTTTAGCCCGTAGCCTTCTGAGGCGCCTTTGTGGCTCATGTAGGTGAGGAAGATCACACCCATGCCTCTTCTATGCGCCTCCTCTATAGTAGGCTGTAGAGCCTCTCGGTAGCCCACTATCGGATTCGCTATGAATGCATCAAACCCGGCTTCGTAAAGTAGCTTCACAACCTTTAAGTTGGTGGAGGAGATGTCGTTAAGCTTAAGGTCTGCTATCGTCTGCAGTCCCTTACGATGAGCAGCATCAACAACACGCCTAAGATCCGTTAGGGCCAAAGGTAAAAGGAGATGGTAGTTAATCTTCACAGCAGCCAACTCACAACCAATCTGCTCGACAAGATCTAACGCCGACTCTAACAAGCCCTCTTCTACGTTGAGGTCCAACGCAAGCACAAGCCGACTCTTATGGGATTCAGAAGAGTCTTCTAAACGTTCTCTAAACGAAGTGGTTAAAGGGACACCAGCGGATGTGAAGCCTTTAACTTAATAACTTTGACGTAAACATAGCCGTGTTCCTCCAACCTATCCGTGTAAGATAACTCAGATGAGTTTGTCGAGTATCTTATGAAGCGCCCGCTAGGTTCCTTATCTAACCAGCAGTAGAAGAAGAGAGAGGTCTCATCAAATTCATCTAAGCGGGTGAAGACGCCAGCAACCCACTCCCCATCTACTCTATATGCGAAGATAGGTAGAGGTGATTCTTCGAAGAGCATCCTGTATGCTGCAACTTTAGCTAAGCTGACCAGATCCGCTACCTGTATAGAGGGAATCTTTTCGAGCTTCCTCCCCTCATTTTGCTCAAAATCCTTAGATAACTTATGCACAGAAACGATGGGGGTGTAGATGATGAATGAAGGGGTGTTAGAGATGCGTACCTCCTCTAGGCCAGCTGAGTTACGATATTCAAGAAAGTGACCAGACTTATCTGAAGAGGCGTAGTAAAATACTGGGCTGTTAAAGTATGTATCCACGTGAACCGCTAACCTTAACCCCACTTTAGATGGGAAGGAGAAGAC
This genomic stretch from Nitrososphaerota archaeon harbors:
- a CDS encoding NUDIX domain-containing protein; the encoded protein is MLEERSAGAIVVHRSDSMIEYLILHYPAGHWDFPKGNVEKGESELDAAIREIGEETGLTDLKFINGFKKMIQYYYRKGDQLVKKTVTFYLAESKTKDVKISFEHQGYVWLPIDEALAKVTYQNARNVLKEAHQFLTETNQ
- a CDS encoding orotidine 5'-phosphate decarboxylase → MLALDLNVEEGLLESALDLVEQIGCELAAVKINYHLLLPLALTDLRRVVDAAHRKGLQTIADLKLNDISSTNLKVVKLLYEAGFDAFIANPIVGYREALQPTIEEAHRRGMGVIFLTYMSHKGASEGYGLKITLRSGLVKPLYRLFAERALKWGADGIIVGATRPSIIKEVAALIKNTLPIFSPGVGVQGGSALEALNAGADYLIVGRSIIDSSDRVAEARRLREWSWVAR